caattatTTAGCATTGCTACTACTAGGGGCGGACGTTCGGGCAGTTTGGATTGAATATGAGAATTTCAGTTTGGATTTTCGATTTTCGGATCGAAGAAATGGCAATTCAAATCCAATCCAAATAAGATCAGATTGGATCAGATTTTTAAGTTCGGTTTCGAATTAATCGGTTTGGATATTATGGATTTTCGGTCTTGAGCGTATAAGTTGAGATGtttctattttttataaaaatgaatATCCAAATGAAGTATACTCATGTTAAATTGCTTGAAAAGTTCCTCATTCTTGTCGCAATCATccaaataattaatatttaaagattaaaattattacaaaaaaaatacaaCAGAAATATTAATACGATCGATAAGGAGTAGCAATAGTAAAATTATGTCCAAATAGTAATTAATattgaatatatgagataatacCTAATGGGTAGGGTGTTGAGCTTGTTACTATTGACATATGAATAATGGACtaaatataaagtataaaaatttcggattttcggatatCCAAAAGTCCGAAGTACCAAATCTAAtatccaatccgaaatccaaaaatttttaaaattaaatccaaaatccaatccgCAATCTGAAAATTCaaaccaaaaatccaaaaaaaaaaaaaaaaatcgatttTGATTTCGGATTTGCCCCATACTATACCCACCCCTAACTACCACTCACCTAGTCTTGCTTTCTAGTGTAAATTCTTTTTGTCCTATAATATCTCTTTATTTACAAATCCCAATTTCTTACTCTTTCAGTTTCATTTCCATCCAAAGCTAATCTGCCTAGAGTGATCATTTGGAAAAGAGAAATATTGACCTTTAAGAAAAGTATGAGTCTGACGCCCAAGAGGCCTAAGATCAAATGGGATCTTTACGTAAATAGCCGATcatattcattgtttactttttctaactatatacatagattatacacaattatatacatataatacataaattatgcatatattatacctcTAACCTCCAccagctatttttaatttaagtgatTGAGTGAGTTACTATTTCAGTTAATTCTTCAAAATTCGAATCCAAAGATTATGGTCTATTCATGCAAAATTAATAGCTCAAGTTTTTCCTTACCAACAAAATTACTCAAACACAGTTTTTGGAGAAATTCTTATATTACATTTCCTTGCTAGATTGAGACCTATCCTATTAACAACCAAAAAATTTATGCATAGCTCcagatttttttttgaagaacCAACTTAAATAGCCACCCAATTGAccgcttaaattaaaaatagccgaTGAATGTGTactatctatctatactatattaaaagcacgaaagcccTTAGCAAAATGtcattcgccttttttacccttcttAAGTAAATTTAAGTTGGATAAAATtgtaaatacaaatataattcttcgttggagaaaaaaaaaatccgtaggctaaaaaggaaaagaaaggcgATAACTAGGAAACTCCTTCTTTAATTAATATCCGTAACAAAGAATATTTGAAAttgaaacaagaaaaataaaattgtcGTATGATaataaaaggggaaaagaatATTCGTAATAAAGGATGCTTCAGTTATAGCTTGCCAGAAAAGTCAAATTTATCAAAGTTAAAAGGGGAAAATAATAAGGGATTCAGTAGGAAACTTATTATTCTTTGTAAATGAAATTCGATTACTATTCCAATTTTTTGTTCTACATTCTTTTAGTTTTCTATTCTTTATCACAAGCTATTAACAATGTCAGATCTACCAAAATAAACTTGTCTTTGATTTGAGGTAAACTTTCTAACCTTTAGGGTATTATTGAAATTATGATAATAGATGATCTTGAAGTTTTGTATTAACAAAAGTTCTTGTGATTTTTTTAATAAGTATACAGTTATTTGTGTCAATTAGCATGTCTTTTTTTGTGAACATGTAATTTGTTATTTATGTGAATAGGAAGCATAATTTCCAAGCTAGCATTGTTTATAAAATTTGATTATAAATTCTATTAGCATAATACATTTATCTCTATTGTTTATGTGAATAGGAAGCTTGAGACAATATCATGTTCTCAAGCTTCGTATTTTTTTCTTAAGTCTTTATCCTAAAGTATAATTTCTCTATTTTACTTATAAAATCTCAGCGTCTTTTGTACTATCTATGTATAGGATCTATGTTGCGTAAATACTatgcttttaaaattataatcaCTACTAATTATAATGTCAGCTCAAATTGTTTATTGAGGAACAAACATTGACAATTAGCAACTTAGCATCATTGTAGCAACCAGAATTTTGATACTTTCATCGATCAGATACGCTATTCTGCTTATTTCTTACAGTATAATccgtatttattatatttttattctTCATCATAAACATTTTAGTGAGTATTAATTTTCAAGTTATAAGGTGTGGTGCCTAATTTTTCTGTTTGATTTTATCTTTTTTTCCTATGAGTTTTAAGTTCTTACGGAAATAGGGAGCACATCAAGTTAGGAATATTGTATAACATGCATTTTGTCTAGATTATgagtttgaatttttatttaaatggATTTCAAATATGTTAATAAGTATATTTCATAGCTTTTGTGCGTACAAGGGACTAACATTTGCAAAATTTTGAAATACCAACTTAACTATAGTTAATTGTACAATAAAGTAAGTACGGGAACAAACTGGAGAAAGAACTACTAAGGTGGATCTAAACCCCTAAATATGATTAACATTTAGCATTTTTAAAAATTTacatttttgattattttttatttatgacATAAACATATTTAAAAAATATGTTATTTAGGctgtttttaaaaagtttattctCATAAATATGAGGTACACGCTTAGCGAAATATAGTTCATCTTTTTTACTCCTTCAAAATAAAGTTCACACCGGGCATAATAGACATTtggttatttttctaatatttgagaataattatttttatttcttttgctatTTTTTTGCATATTGTATCTTTTCTTACTTGAATTAGAAAAATAGCAACAATTTTAACCGACTAAACCTTTCTTAATATTTATGTGATCTTAGAATACGACACAAATTCCCAGTCGACAAAGATCGTAGAGTTATTCTATTAGTATTTCACTCCAGTTCAAATATGTCTCTGATCTCCCACCTTAAGGAAAATAGTCCTAATTCAATTCTAATTCACTAAAAACTTCctattctaaaaaaaatattaaatctaGGTGGAAAAATATTAGAATGTAAATTAATCTTTTTAAAccaatatattaaaaatactagaCATTAACTATAAGATCAAGTGGCTTTTAAAAGCTTaaaattagaatttatttttatatCACCAACTACTTATTTTACTTAAATTTACTTTGTATAATTTATCTCATACTATAATCTTTGAGAATTACATCTCAATAATTTCAACAAGTAACTATAAAAacatgagagagagagagatagaggtgTTTGGTTGTTGgcaatagtaaaaaaaaaaacacaaatagCTTTGTTAATACAATATCCAAACTTAAATATCAAATTGATTTAACACAAATAGCTTTGTTCAATATTCTTCATTTTCAGCAGTTACACTTTAATTTTATAATTCAAACATaatttaaattaaatatttatatacttttttttaaaactttttactcaTTAGATAaggtacacgcgcaacgcgcgtactaTTGACTAGCATATATAATAAATGTGAATCCGGgcgattatttatttaaaaatcctTTTTGTTAGCACGAACATTAACCAGAACGTTTTATAATATAAAGCCCACTATCAATACACCTTTCACTACTCACTACCCTTAACCAATGAGCCCACTAAACAAATTAAATGGAAATATAAGCCCAAACCCTGAAATGGAACAATTTCCAAAACCCAGTTAATAATTTTAAGTCAAGAAACTACAGTATTTAATAAGAAAACTAGCTTCAACTAGGGGTgagcatcggtcggttcggttcgatTTTGAACATTATCGATTTTGCCTAttggttatcggtttacaaatatcataacccgataaccaaaccgataagatattggttatcagttatcggttaatcggttatatatcgttatcggttcggttatcggtttactcgataagataaaacaactaaaaaaattgcaatatataaaacaaagaaatcaaacTGCCAGAACGTGTAAACTGCCAACTTTTGTTGTTTCTTAACAAAAGCACGCTCCCACTTCTGTGCAGTATCTACTGATGTCTGGAGGAGAACTGGTGGTGAGTCCTGCGTCTTGACTCTTGGGGGCTGCGACGGAAACAAGAATGATAACTGAGAGACAAACGACTGAAGAGTGAAAAGGgaattaggaaaataaataaccctagtatatacttaagggtaaattagtaaactacatcattcttattgggttatcggtttttacccaataaaaaaaatgcaaaccgagcccgaactgataacccaataaaaaaaaatttaacccgttaccgaaccgttaacccaataactCAATACCGATAACTCAATAAAAaattaacggttcgggttatcggttttacccgatatatgcccacccctagcTTCAACCAAGCCTCCATTGACCAAATTAAATGATAGAAAATGCTATATTCGGTTGAAAGTAATTTTTAGTGATTAATTAAATATATAATTGTCAAAATTTATTGTGAGGTACGTACAATAGCTTCTAAATAAGAAATCCACCACAGAGGCCTAAATGATCATTTATTTTATGGAGTTCATTACTTAAATAATCACTCAAAGAATGAAAATTATCTAACAAAGTTATTTTCCTTCTTATAACGCGAGAATCTTTCTACTTTACCTATTTCGCACTCATGGTCATCATAgataagaggggttgctctgatggtaagcaacccccactttcaaccgagaggttgtgagttcgagtctccccaagatgCCGggtggattgttgttgttgttggtcatCATAGCCTGAAAGAGTATATTTTCGGTAAATATCAATGGCGCGACACACTACGAGAAATGGATCTTTACGGCCATTTACAATATTGAAATAAAAAAGTGTTATTTTTCAAATCtcttatatatataaaaagaaatTGTGTGTAAAAAAAGAGATAGAATCATAAAAAAATCATTTAAACCGGCAAActacaaaacacaaaaaatagaTTTAGACCGTAATAGGACCCAACAGACCCACTCCTCGACCCGAACAATCCTTTTTTAATTTCCCAATGCCAAGAGAACAAAACGTACGGTACACTcgtttaaattattaatttagagaCACTTGTAATTTACTTGAGTATCAAGACATATTAATTTAAGTACACTTGATGCTGAAAACTTGCTTAGTGATCTTCCCAATCACTCTTTTGTACTCCCTAAGTAACAATTTTACCTTTAACACCTATTAAGGAAATAcgaatttttagaaaaaaaaaatattaattaattgttaCATCTACATATTAGAATATATAAATAACGGCAAATTCTGAAACAATAAAATTAATTCATTTTTGATTAtgtaaatgaacacttattttggaccaaaataaaaacataaaatgaTCATTTACTGCAGAACGGAGTGAGTAGTTAATAAATGTATCTTTTGGTCACAAActctaaatattttttttaaacattCTGTATTAGTTGAATGGCCCTTTAAATAATAACTCCATTTAACACAAAAGGTAAGGCAGATCAGTAGATGGTCTTGTGCAAAGAGCCAAAAAGGCCAAAATAGATAGAGAAAGAAATTGGAGAAATTGGGATATGAGAAAACGTAGGTGATGTGggtgagaggaattttgagattgagcatcgtgtTTTCAGGGAATGAGAAAAGATAATGGCATGTATCAAAATAgatagagaaagaaaatagtgtaattgaatagcgtatttagtggcttaggggtaggaggtaaccaaattagatattttgctataaacattaaaaaatatctatagaatataattttttaaataatatttatttaaaataaataaggtgttaacctctgTTACCGGAAGTAAACTAAAAAGACCTTGTCAAAAATCTAATATAAATACAAATTATGAATATCAAAATGAATTACAGTAGCACAGTTGAAAAAGCAAAAGATTTAAAGCAACACATAAAAAACAAAACTACTTTTTTCACCAATTGACCATAGGATATTCCTATATCCTTTCTTCAATAGTAACAGGAAAACCTCCTTTCATCTTGGCCGTGAGATACGATATGAACACTGGCTCCACCCCTTGTTCCACCACCGGAACCACCTTAAACCGCCGTAAAACACCAGCCACCACTCTTTTCATTTGCAAAAAGGCCATTTCTTTCCCTAAACAAATTCTTGGCCCCGCTTGAAACACAGGATATGTATATGCATCTTTTGGCACAAACGTCCAATTCCCTGTCACTTCATCTTTATCCAACCATCTTTCTGGCTTAAATTCTGCCCAATCTTCGCCCCATACTTTCTCGACTCTTCCCATTGCGTAAGGATGATAAGTTACCCTTGTACCCTTTTTCACAAATGTACCATCTGGCAATATATCATCTTTTGTTGCTTCTTTAGAATCCATTGGAACTGGCGGATAAAATCTCATGCTTTCACAAAGAGATGCATGAGTATACATCATGTTTTTCACTTCATCATATAGTAATAAAGATTCTGATTTCTCTCCAACTTCTTTCATGATTTGTGATTCTACTTCAGGGTGTTTAGAAATTAGCCAAAAAAACCATGTTAAAGCTGCTGAAGTTGTGTCACGTCCTGCCAATATAAAGCTAATCACAATATCCGTAACGAAGTCTTCATCGGAGTGTCCAGTGCTCAAGAATCTTGACAATAAATCAGCTGAATCGAGCGATGATTTATCGTTTAgctccttttgtttttctctaaCAATCTCTTTCGCAAATTCACGTACTTGTTCTACAGCAACCCTTAGTTTTTTCTCCGATCCAATGTTTAAAGCTCGTTTGATTTTCCAAATAAGAGAGAAAGGAACAATGAATCTTTCAGTGCTGAGACGAACAGCATCTTCAAAAGCAACAGCAAATTCTGCCTCGGGAAGTGACGGTAACAAATAGCCAGGATCATATCCAAAAGCAATTTTACAAATGTTGTCAAAAGCAAACCTTTGTAATATGTCTTGGAAATCAAGAACAGTTTTATTAGCAGCAGCAGTGGCAAGAATTGGTATCAAACGTTCAGAAAGTTCAGTATCAACAACTGTCTCAACAAATTTACGTAACGACCTAGTGTTAAATTCATGGCTAGCAACTTGTCTTTGGTACTTCCATATATCACCATCGACATTAAAAATACCATTACTAAGAAAATCTTTGAGGGTACTGTACGAACCATGACCTTTTTGGTAGACCTGAAAATTTGTTTTGAGCACGTGTTGGACATTGGAAGGGTTTGCAGTGAAAATTGTGCGAAAATTGAGAGGGCGAATGAGAGTAAAAGTGAGGTTAGGAGTGGTTAGGATAATATCCGATATCCATTTTATCCGCCGGTCGTGATTTGCCAAGATGGAAAAATAAGAACCTATTAGAGGATAAGATCTTGGTATCTTACTAGAGTTATTGGATGATAAAAGGGTATTAGTAATTGTTTTCTTGAATTTGACGAAAAAAAGGAAGAGCAAAGGAACAAGGCAAAAGAGTAATGAGGTTGAGAGTTGTAAGTCTAATAGTGCCATTGCCTAAAGTTTTTTTATCTCTCAAGAGGATGGATTTTGGACTTTGGTTTTTGATTAATGGAAGACTAAGATTGAGAATGAATTAAAACTATGGTCTAAATAGAAAGGTTATTTATAGAACTTTTGGGGTCTCATGATTTTCTTGAGATTGCTACACCAACACTTTTACCATATGCTCATGTCTGTATATGCCACGCTAAGTCGCGTTGATAAACAGGCCCTAGCATAGCTATAAGCACGTTTTGTAATTTATGGGAAATAAAAGGAATAATTTCGTACTATTTAATTCCAAATTGATGTTCCAACAGAGTGACGTTTGCTAATACGTCAGAAATATACATTTTTATAATGTCTGACTCTGACCCATTCCGAATTCTCAAGGTTAATGGAACCTAATGATACACGGTGCTATTTTGTAGGTCATGTTCTTTTGTAATTTATAAATTAAGAAAATGATATTTCTAGATATTTTTTGgataaatttttttttaagtaTAAAAGTAAATCTCTCATGTGTTAAAAAAAAGTAAgatcataaaattaaaaataaatttgtaaatagcCACAAAACTAATTGATCCTGATACATGCTCACCGATTAGGGCTAGACATATTGCGAGTGAAATCGATAGCCCGAACCGAATATATAAttcatactccctccgttccaatttatgtgaacttgtttgactgagcacaaaatttaagaaaaaatgaaaacttttgaaatttaTGGTCCTAAGGAAATTAAAAAGGGactcagagtatttgtgtggttataaagcttcccattaagggtagaattgtaagtttaagctaaattgttaccaaatttagaaaatagtcattctttttggaacgaacaaaaaaggaaataggttcacataaactgaaacaaaagaaatacaaTATTTTTTTTGGTAACTAATTTTTTATTACCCGAAAAAATATTTACaagtacaaaaaaaaaaaaaaaaacctaactcTATCTGCCCGGGTTTGGACATACATTCGTACAATATGATATTgtgtgtttcttttctttttcaatccAAATTTGaaaagcaacccccacttccaaccgaaaggttgtgagttcgagtctccttaagagcaaggtgggaagtttttggagggaaggatgccggaggtctatttggaaacagcccctctaccccagggtaggggtaaggtctgcgtacacactaccctctccagaccccactatgtgggattatactggattgttgttgtccAATCCAAATTTTCTTATTCTATC
The Nicotiana sylvestris chromosome 11, ASM39365v2, whole genome shotgun sequence DNA segment above includes these coding regions:
- the LOC104215570 gene encoding cytochrome P450 94A1-like, which encodes MALLDLQLSTSLLFCLVPLLFLFFVKFKKTITNTLLSSNNSSKIPRSYPLIGSYFSILANHDRRIKWISDIILTTPNLTFTLIRPLNFRTIFTANPSNVQHVLKTNFQVYQKGHGSYSTLKDFLSNGIFNVDGDIWKYQRQVASHEFNTRSLRKFVETVVDTELSERLIPILATAAANKTVLDFQDILQRFAFDNICKIAFGYDPGYLLPSLPEAEFAVAFEDAVRLSTERFIVPFSLIWKIKRALNIGSEKKLRVAVEQVREFAKEIVREKQKELNDKSSLDSADLLSRFLSTGHSDEDFVTDIVISFILAGRDTTSAALTWFFWLISKHPEVESQIMKEVGEKSESLLLYDEVKNMMYTHASLCESMRFYPPVPMDSKEATKDDILPDGTFVKKGTRVTYHPYAMGRVEKVWGEDWAEFKPERWLDKDEVTGNWTFVPKDAYTYPVFQAGPRICLGKEMAFLQMKRVVAGVLRRFKVVPVVEQGVEPVFISYLTAKMKGGFPVTIEERI